A window of Clostridioides sp. ES-S-0010-02 genomic DNA:
CATCAGTAACTATATATTCTAAGGTCATTTACCAATCAGGATATGCATTATAAATTGAAAATTCATATTTAATATTGAAAATATAAGTATGATGTTATATCATACTCTATAAAAATTATTTATGAACACAGGAGGTAGACATGAATCTTGAAGAAATGAAAGAATATAGAAAATTATATAATAATAAACTAAGTGAAACAGATGAATTTTTTAGAGCCTTTGGAAGTCTTGATGATAAGACTTATTCTGAGGGAGCTATAAGTAAAAAAAATAAAGAGTTGATGGGATTAGCAATTTCTATTTTAAGTCGTTGTGATGAATGCATTTGCTATCATATAGAGGGGTGTGTAAACTCTGAAGCAAGTAAGGCTGAAATTATAGAAGCAATAAAAATAGGTGTAATTGGTGGTGGCTCTATTACATATCCAAA
This region includes:
- a CDS encoding carboxymuconolactone decarboxylase family protein, which produces MNLEEMKEYRKLYNNKLSETDEFFRAFGSLDDKTYSEGAISKKNKELMGLAISILSRCDECICYHIEGCVNSEASKAEIIEAIKIGVIGGGSITYPNARFAIKILEELNI